The Dehalobacter sp. sequence GCTCTGGTTTTACGGCTATTAAAAATCTAATATTTTCATTTGCTGATATGCTTCTTTTTCTTCCTGGTTTCCCTGGTTTTGAACATAGTTTTTTATAACATCGGAAGTTGTTCCGTCTCCTACAGTTCCAATGTAACCTCCATCACTCCAGAATTCACCACCCCATAACTGTTTTTTGATCTCAGGATATTCTTTAAAGATTTGTCTTGCTGTAATACTTTTTATAATTTGCATAACTCTCGAAGGAGAATATTTTGGCTCAGCTCCAACAAAAAGATGTACATGATCACCATCGGTACCAATTGCATCAAACTCAAAACAGTACCTTTCACCAATGCCAAAACATGTATTTTTTAAAAATAT is a genomic window containing:
- the tnpA gene encoding IS200/IS605 family transposase, with product MELRHANHCVYKIRYHMVFCVKYRKKLLLKSELIIFLKNTCFGIGERYCFEFDAIGTDGDHVHLFVGAEPKYSPSRVMQIIKSITARQIFKEYPEIKKQLWGGEFWSDGGYIGTVGDGTTSDVIKNYVQNQGNQEEKEAYQQMKILDF